The DNA window AATTTTGGCCCAAGCTTGACACACAAAGGATATTGTTAATAGAGTTATGACCTTCCTTTTCTTGATGACGATCATTCCAAGTCCTTTAGATTTTTCTTGCTCTCCATTCCCAGATTGAATATGGGCATTGGCATTTTTGTCGAGCTTAGAGAAAATTTCTGAGGTCGGCGTCATATGGTTGCTAACTTCGCTCCTTAGAAATCATTTTGCTATTTCTTTGACAATAACTATGTGACACACATAGAATGTTCCTTGTATCTCCCAGTTTATTTGATTTTCCTCAACCTGACTTGCTTGATGAGTATTCCAAGTTTGGCATTCTTTGACGAGGTGACCAAATCGATGGAATTTGTTGCATCTAGATTGTCCTTTAAACTAATACTCCTCCTCGAAGTGGTTTGGCTTATTTAGTTACTACAATTTGATGTGTTGTATTTTCCCTTAACTTTTGAGTTACGTCCACCTCATCCTCTTGAATTTCTtccacattttgacaagttagAACTCGATTTATCCTCTCATTCGTTGTATTGAGATTTGACTAAAATTCACTCTCTATTGGTTTTCCGGAATGTCTAGACAATAGTtgctcaaataattttaaagatggCATCACTTCTTGAGATGTGAGTGttgcactagtaaaaaaggggGTTTTACCGAAAGATTTTTCGACAGATTTATTAATTTGTCGGTATAAGTGCCGAAAGGAAGAAACCTGTCGCAAATGAGAAATAAAGCCAACACTAgatgaaaaactttcggtatttAGATACAATACTGAAAGATATATTATgtatctttcggctttgatcCCTTTCAAAACATTTTCAGAAAAACGGCTAAGTATAAGATTTTCTGTAAGgtatataccgaaagatataatgtatatctttcggctttgatcCCTTTCAAAACATTTTCAGAAAAACGGCTAAGTATAAGATTTTCTTTAAGGTCTATACTGAAAGATATAgtgtatatctttcggctttgatcTCTTTCAAAACATTTTCAGAAAAACGGCTAAGTTACATGATTCTTTGGGTTTTAAAGGCGAAAGCCGAAAGATGtacatatatctttcggttttgaagggtaaaccgaaagatttatataaatctttcggttttacccaaTTTCCAGAACTTTTTTGGGGGGGTTTTGAAGgacaaagccgaaagatatatatacatctttcggttttggtcaCTTTTCACAAATTTCTCCACCATTTTCCAATTGGTGTTTTGGTTTCTAAATACATGAATCTTATTTAATTGTCTAAACAAATCAATTGTGAGTCAATATTCCAAGTATAGGGATTGTGATTGAATTAATTACAAGTATAGGGCTGTTGTGttgattatataaaatgtatcCAAGCTTTGTGTTTGATCATTATATACTTAGAATGAGTGAATATGTTcttatatttgtatgtgtagggatttgtgtttgatttataaCGTAGGATTGTGTTTAGGTTTGAAGGATAAAATGTAATAATGGTTAAATcaagtgaaaataataaaatttaaaaggtcAAATACCAAAAGATATAGGAGAAATCTTTCAGTTTTGGggggtaaaaccgaaagaattatataaatctttcgacTTTTCCCACATCCCAAAAACTTTGCTTTTTGGTTAtttgaagggtaaaaccgaaagatttatacaaatctttcggttttgcaCAATTTCCAGCACtttgtttttttggtttttaaaggccaaagccgaaagatgtgcatatatctttcggttttgctaaagaatactgaaagatttagggtaaatctttcggttttggtcCTTTACAAATTTCTCCACCCTCTTCCAATTGGTGTTTAAGTacatgaatcttgtttaattgtccAAGCATATCAATTATACGTGATTAAATATTCCAAGTAGATGGATTGTGATTGAATTAGTTACAAGTATAAGATTTGTGTTTgagtatataaaatgtatacaaGCTTTGTGTTTGATCATTATATACTTAGAATGAgtgaatatgttttatatttgtatgtgtaaggatttgtgtttgatttatatGTATAGAATTGTGTTTaggttttaaggataaaatataacaatGGTTATATcaagtgaaaataataataattaaaaggtCAAATACTGAAAGATATAGGGGAAATCTTCCGGGtttgaagggtaaaaccgaaagatttatataaatcctTCGGCTTTGCTCAATTTCCAAATTTTGGTTTTCCAACCCTTTGCAAATGGAAAAAAGTCATACAAtatttggccggttattctaaTTCTTTATAACGTGTCACCCACTCTTTGCATgaattctagcaatttcattctatctatgttaatttCAGGTCCAAAGAGTCTAGgtgatgcaattgacatatttctatAGTCATTGATTGAAGAGTTAACTGAACTATGGAATAgtggtgtgagaacgtttgatgtaCACACCAAGCAATACTTTAATATGCGTGCAACGTTGCTAtagaccattaacgactttccagCATACGCAAATTTGTCAAGGTGGAGTACAAAAAGGAAACTCGCTTATCCTTGTTGTAACAAATACActatatctcttcgattggttaaTTGGCagaaacaatgttacatgggtcatcgacgcttccttccaccaaaccACAAATACCggagggataaagagtcgtttgatggtcgaacagaTTATAGAGAGCCCTCAAAAATGTTAACGGGACAAGAAATTTATGAGCAAGCACGGGACCTAGAAGGCACTATTCTAACTACAGATCAAAGAaaaaaaccaagatatatcattaAACAcagggagacaattggaacaaacttaacattttcttcaatttgCCTTATTGGGGAtcattattattgagacataatttggatgtgatgtatattgagaaaaatatttgtgatagcgtgttgggaacaatgaTGAATGtaaaagagaagactaaggatggtcctaaagcccgaaAAGATTTACAACTCTTGAACATAAAACACTAGTTACATCCTATAGATGTCGAAGGAGTAGTTCATTATCTAGAAGCCCCTTTCACTTTGTCCTCTAAGAATAAACAACGTCTTTGTAAATTTCTGAAGGATCTTAAGTTACCTGATGGCTTTTGCTCAAACATTAgaggttgtgtaaatttgcAAGAGAAGAAGATTACGGGATtgaagagtcatgattgtcacattttattagaatattttattcCTCTAGCAACCCGTGAATTGCTTCCAAATGATGTGTATGATGCTATAGTAAATTTGTCCCGGTTCTTTCGTTTGTTGTGTTCCAAAGTGTTAAGTGAATCCGATCTAGAACAATTGTACTTGAATATTGTGACGACACTGTGCAAATTggaaatgatttttccaccaTCGTTGTTTGACATCCTGATGCATCTCCCGATACACTTGTCACTTGAGGTTATACTTGGGGGTCCTGTCCAGTTTCGATTGATGTATCCTATAGAAAAATACATGGGcacaataaaaagatatttgcggaataaaaaTCACCCAAAAGGCTCAATAAGCGAGACATATCTTGTGAATGAAAGTATTCGTTTATGTGCCAAATACATGGAAGAAGCTCCTGAACCAAGTTCAATCACAGGTCTCTCagtattttcatcgttggaagaacTATCCAACGACACAATATATAAATTGGATTATTGCGATCGAGATATGGCTCATTCATACATCTTGAAAAATTGCCCTAAAGCAGAACTATTTTACATGTATGATTTCATATTGCTTTGTTAGTACAAATTATTAGCATTAAAGATatgattttagaatttaatattgTGAACACACGTGCAACGAGTATGTGTAGGATTGCAATAACATGGAGTCCCATGGAGAAATTCCCCCAACGTATGCTAGCTATTttaagcatagagtgagtaGATACTAGAATCATGGATAGATCTGATAACTTTAGCTTGATTCTACATTTTACGAATAATTTAACTTGAGTCTTAATTTACGTATATAGGTCGCCCAATTAACAGACGATAGCGATATATCAAGAGACCTTAAGATCTTAAGCTCTGGTCCAACTATGTACTTATTTAGTTTTGTTTGGTGTAaaataaacggatacaaattctgtacagaaaaataCGACGAAGGTCTAACCACTCAAAACAACGGAGTTGTTGTTGTAGGCAACAATGGATCAGATACTCTATTAtatacggagttttaacggacaTAATCtaagtacaatactattcttACAAACGGGTTGTCCTCTTCAAGTGTCAGTGGTTTGATGCACATTCTGGAGATCgtggagtgaaagtggataaatatggttTCGAAAATATAAACGTCAACCGCCTTTTAAAACCCAAATGCAGGAACcttatatattggcgagtcaaacacaacaagtattctacgcccctgatgtGGCATCATGACCCgaatggaagattgtgacaaaaataaatccacGTTTTACAAATATCTAGTTAAGAATAGATTAGTGTTTTACCTTAAACTTCACATCATATTATTGATTTCATACTAATAAATATTCTCATACTATCTTTGTTAACAGGTACGTACAATGCCGCCAAGAAAACTCTTCAAGACATTCAAGGGGTTGATTTCACAGGTAGGCAACCTTACGATCTGAGGGGGGGTCTTTAGGGAGCCGGGGAGAGCATTCATGGGAGTCAGCAGTGGGTCCGGTGTTAAATCATGTCCCAATATCTTCTTTCATACCAATCCAATCATAAGAGGAGGAGGATGCTGATGATTTCGTTGAGAGTACGTTTGCGGGGGCAGAGCAGGATCAGGAGGATGAGGAGGCTGAGTATGAGGAGGAGCATCATTAGGATGACCAGTCCACTCTAGACACTGCTGGTACCggtaaattattataaatatatattgtttattgtttataatgtttttgacctaataatattaattatttgttttttacagGTTCTTCCTCCACGCGTACACGAGGTCAGAATAAGAATATTGAGCTTGCTAAAAGGGCTCAAGGATCTAAAGTGCAACTGACTTTCGGAGACATGGATGGGAGGCCAGAAGGTGATGCGAGGCGTATGTGGTCTCGGCATGTGGGTTCGATGGTGCGGGACCCTCAACTCATCTCGCATCGCCAATTAAAGTGGAGAGCTTTAAGTACCGACCAACTCGATTCACTATGGCGTGCTATGACGGTAAAAAATTGAACCTTAATTAACATTCAAATGaagttttataacatttggTGATTTAATATTTCAGGATCCATTTGAGAATACAGATATGTCTATAGATACGTTTAGAGAGGTCGGGATTGCACACGTCAAACAAATATGGGATAGGTGGAGCTCCGATTTGAGTCAGGATTTCGTCCGGATTCATAATAGAGATGAGACGGACGTGCTTGCGAATCCACCACCATGTTATGATCCAGCAGATTGTGAGTTTCTCTGCAGATTCTTCACCGAGAATTTCAAGGTACGTATAATTTTAGAATTGAAATATATACTAACGACACTagttttaacttcttttttattttaaatgcagAAAAAAAAGCTTTATCAATATTGACAATAGAAAACAAGTAAAGTTTCCGCACCATACAGGCAGTAAACCATTTTCGCGCGTAGAAGAAGAATTGGTATGTATTCAGTTATacctattataaataatttaactaatttattgatGAACACTAACTAAATTATTTGTACATACGGTTGAACTCGGATGTCCACCAACTATCATAGAGAGGTTTAGAAAGACTCAAACTCCGAGACCCACCAAAGATAACCCGATCCTGACGTTGAACTCATTATCACAAGAGAAGATtgtaagttaataaataagtttaattgaaaatttaatagaacTATATATACATCTTATACAATGAAACTTTAAAATGTGAAGGCGGAGATGGAGCAAATAATTAGTGAAACACTCGATATCTCCGACTTTGAGGTGACCGAAAAAGCCTTCGGGGCCCCAACGACACGGACAGGTGATGGGTATGGGGTCAGGCGTCCGGTTATCGCGCTTTCACGGTGATCGGTGGAGGGGCGGCAATTCTCAACGTGGAGGGTCGTCGTTAAGAGAAGAGAACCAACAACTCCGGGCGCAGGTCAATGAACTAGAAGAGATAGTTCAAGTTAATAACGAAAGAACGCAACAACAGATTGCAGAAATATTAACAAGGTTATCGAATCAACCACCGAGTTAGTACGTTTAATATGTAGTTTTTGGATAATGTTATCGTGTTTGGAACAAgtatgtttgattatgtttttgGATTAGTACACGTGTGTTTGTATAACACGTGTTTGTAATATGTATtgatttagaattttggaaaatgtaatgaattttttttattattgtatttcttTGGTTTGACTGATAATTAAACAGGTTAAGgttatataaaaacaaacaaaatattaaaaacctataaagagaaaataccgaaagatatatatgcatatctttcggtaaaaaCAGTAAAGCAAAACCCAAAGATAtgcatatatctttcggtaaaagCAATAaagcaaaaccgaaagatatgcatatatctttcggtaaaaaAAGTAaagcaaaaccgaaagatatgcatatatctttcggtaaaaaCAGTAaagcaaaaccgaaagatatgcatatatctttcggtaaaagCAACGGGCCTAACCTAAATTGACGGCTCTAGATATAATGGATATATCCCTGATAAAAAATGGATAATATACACACAAAAAATATCAACATCTTCCGGAATACATTTAAGTTCTAGCCAAATTACTAACATTGCATGTCCATGAATTAGATGTTGATAatagagaatattttaaaaaataagacgtaagaaaacatttgattttgtatagattaaggaaaaaatatacattatggAATTGTCATCGGGGAAAACGACGatgcaataatattattattgtgtaTAAAAATGGAGTTTGTCCCTCAGAATCAGCTACGATTCTATAAAATTATGTCCCTCAAGATCTACTACGTTCtataaaattacttataaaccctaatttcaTGTATTCTCAATCGGAACTTTTTAAATAAGTTCTAGTGTTAATAATATCAAGTACACCTCAATTTTCTATAAAACAATAAGAGAGAAAACATCTTACTTCATATACAATGAtatctataaaatttattagaataattatatattcagcCTGAAATATTTGGTCAAATTGTCCATTTGAGCTTCTTATTGTGGACGAAttgaaattttgtaatttttttaaattgcaaaacttataataacatattattatcatcattattattattattattattattattaatttaaaattttatttcatcgtgttattgaaatatataaattattaactaattcaACTTTGATCAAACTAACCAAAACAtactaaacaaaaataacttgtaaatatatttatttataataatcaatgaatcaaaataaacaatgattttaataattgttttctATGGTATATAGGAAAAAATATCTCCTAATCTGTCACTAGATGATGTGATGAACTGCCCTTTCTCCTTTCTAAATATCCTGTAagaataacatatatattattagtaaatACTCAATATGATTAATCGATATTTTactaaacataaacaaaaaacgAAACCACAACAATTAACCTTAACTTCATCCCATCCCTAAAtcaaaaccaaattaaataaattcatgattATTAATCATTCATCCActagattaaataaaaacaactaaCTAGCTAACCTATCATCGAGTCAAATAAACAATCCTAATTTCTAGTTTCTAACATTGAAAATGACAttaactcttttaaaaatatggtTTAATTTGAAGGTAATCAATCGGTAGCTAGAATGTCACTATTGGGAATCCCGTCAaaacataatttgaatttaattaaaaatattgatttaatttgaatttaatttgggATCAACCACAATTCATCAAAACTTTATGTAATGGGAACATGGATCgttttcttaaattaatcaaaaacgGGTCCATTTAAGAATATCAATCACTGAAGTTTATGCAGGtgtgaaacaaaataaaaaagtggGTACAAGAAAagtgatatttttctttttatatatagcTATAGGTTTCTTCCTGGTAGCaaacaattacaaaaatattaacgcGTATGGCTTCTAATTCTTGATAGATGTCAATCTAGAGGACTTGTGTGTTAATAAgttagaattgtttttttttattcaattcaaaGTCCATTATCAGTTATCACCATCCGTCCATTATCTCCATCCGAAAGAAGCAATTTTAGACTTTTCCATCTAAGGGTTTgtcaaacaattattttaattaatgaaataacatgtctattgaataaaataataaatcgaGATATATGATCATTCGCATTATCCATAATATCTTAACCATTCGCATAATCCTATCTTTCATTTAAggtgttttaaatataaaataaacctgtcactttataaattttcttcTGATGCTTTTATTACCTCTTGAACTATTGTTTAAATTACTCTTATTTCTCAAAAATAtacaggaaaaaaaaatatggatttCAATTTCTTACCTCTATCATATCTGATTAGTTAAGCAAACATATGATTATCCATTGCACCATGGTAACTATCAAAATTGGTAGTGCCTGCAAGTTAAATTTAAGACAGTAAAGATAAACGGAATCAGTAAAATTATGAGCTATAAATATAAGAgtaataaaattgattatacTACTTACATAAATACCAGAAGATGAAGATATGGAAGGTGGTAGAATTCCCTGCAATCCAACATCATAAACAGGTCTACCATCTGGATAATACAAACCATAATTCCTCTCTGATGTCGGACCAGGTTTGAGATTCTCATTAAAGAGAGCGAATACATATACATCAATTGGAATTGATGGGTTAGCTGGAGTAGCTTGATTCTCCTGAATTCGTTTCAACAAATTGGCATTATAAATTCCTGCATTCTCAACAGAAGCTCCAACCTCATTCTGATCACCTTTAGAAGGCCAGCCAGTTTCAGAAATCTTAACTTGAACATCAGTATGACCCATTGCTCGAATTGCGGAATAAACAGCATCAATTTGTGCAAACAACATGTTATCATAATGCAGATTAGTTACAGGATCAACAGATCCTGAATTGGGTTCGAAGAGAACATAATTAAGTGGAATTTGACTAGGACTATCTTTATAAGCAAAATATGGGTATACATTAATTAGAAAAGGGGATTTAACTTGTGCATGAAAGTTGAGAATTGGTTGAAGATATTGAGCAAGATCTGGCTTGAAACTACCGGAGGAAGGAGGGAATGAATTGGCTAAGATGGCTAGAGAATGTGCAGTTGTGACGTAAACTTGTTTGCTAAGACCGAGATTAACTAGGGCATTATAAACAGTTTGCATAGCTGGATAGAGATAAGTTATTGCCTGTTCATCATTACCAGCTAATACTTCATTGCCAACTATAATGCTGGTGATCTTTGTTTGTGATATGAACGGTACAACATTCTGTTGAATCCAATCTTGAGCTTTCCCCAAATCAGCCATATTCTGAAGTTGTTCACCTCCAAGTCCGAGAATGAATTCAACATCCGAATTTGCAAACGCTCGCAATACGTTAGGATCGGAATCATAGAGCTTCACTCTTGTGATGTTAAGACTTTTAAGAAGTACAGCTACACGGTCATGAGACGGGAGATTGTCTGCGATCTGACCGTAGTTTATTCCAACGCCAATAGACATGATTGGAATAAGAAGAGAAGAAcccaaaagagagaaaataaaaagaagggGAAAGAAGTTGAAAGAAGTCATTGTAGCTCCCTCTGGAactattttcttcttcttcctcggtCGTTCTCTGGTTTCGAACAGATGCTCTGTTTTTTAAAACTCCTCCGAGTAAGTTTATATAAGAAAACGTTAGGAAGTTCGGTTTCTCttttatttctatattaattaatcaatttttcaaatatattgttAGCTAACTAGGTTATATATAGAATAGTATATTAAATATCTTcacaacaatattattattatattatttttatttcaatttcctgtccaaatattaaatatattttgataatactaataatattattattattattatattgtttttatatcaattttcttataagtttagattaatatctataattaattttgttacattattgtttttaaacatataaaatcaatatttttttttgctcTTCGTCAATATATTTGATGAAATGctctaataaatatattattatatatttttaataaaaaaattatttataatgtttatattaatattgatgaGTTATGGGACTCATTGTTAacctataaattatttttgagttattatttTACCTTAACAATCCATGTTTATTTTGGTCTAGAAGTTAatgagtttatatattttttaattaattagttaataattaatattaacacTAACTAGTTTATGAAGTTAAAagattttatcatataaattcaaaatattaaatttattagagcatttcatcaaataatatatatctataaatattttaaataaaattaatatgattcaaatataattaatttaaaattaattttagtttttaaattaagtttaatcttaaacttaatattaa is part of the Impatiens glandulifera chromosome 1, dImpGla2.1, whole genome shotgun sequence genome and encodes:
- the LOC124920410 gene encoding glucan endo-1,3-beta-glucosidase 14-like; protein product: MTSFNFFPLLFIFSLLGSSLLIPIMSIGVGINYGQIADNLPSHDRVAVLLKSLNITRVKLYDSDPNVLRAFANSDVEFILGLGGEQLQNMADLGKAQDWIQQNVVPFISQTKITSIIVGNEVLAGNDEQAITYLYPAMQTVYNALVNLGLSKQVYVTTAHSLAILANSFPPSSGSFKPDLAQYLQPILNFHAQVKSPFLINVYPYFAYKDSPSQIPLNYVLFEPNSGSVDPVTNLHYDNMLFAQIDAVYSAIRAMGHTDVQVKISETGWPSKGDQNEVGASVENAGIYNANLLKRIQENQATPANPSIPIDVYVFALFNENLKPGPTSERNYGLYYPDGRPVYDVGLQGILPPSISSSSGIYVSSIINFITLIFIAHNFTDSVYLYCLKFNLQALPILIVTMVQWIIICLLN